The following are encoded together in the Proteiniphilum saccharofermentans genome:
- a CDS encoding nucleotidyl transferase AbiEii/AbiGii toxin family protein — translation MKYIDLSKKDQQDIIQRVQAENGLNGQIIEKDWWVTTVLRALFSLPYREHCSFKGGTSLSKCWGLIRRFSEDADIAIDREYLGFSGKLSKTQISDKLRRASCTFVREKLQYDLGERLVEIGVDKSKFTIHVNITPVTTTDPEIIEVEYSSVFEDKMPYIRHKVLVEVSGRSMSEPVVPVLLNSFIDKVFTDAPFSEAEFEVRAVVPQRTFLEKVFLLHEEFSKSYDLMRTERMSRHLYDIVQIMNTQIAEEALTDERLYRSVIEHRRIFIGLKDFDYSTLLPKSIRIVPPAHIIEAWRKDYATMQETMIYGESLPFEDMIEKIRILNERICELSY, via the coding sequence ATGAAATACATAGACTTATCAAAAAAAGACCAACAGGATATTATACAAAGGGTGCAAGCTGAAAACGGACTAAACGGGCAAATCATTGAAAAGGATTGGTGGGTGACAACCGTTTTGCGTGCTTTGTTTTCATTACCTTACAGGGAACATTGCTCTTTCAAGGGAGGTACTTCGCTTAGTAAATGCTGGGGGCTGATCCGTAGATTCTCGGAAGATGCGGATATAGCTATCGACCGTGAATATTTAGGGTTCAGTGGCAAATTGTCTAAAACACAAATCAGTGACAAGCTCCGGCGTGCTTCCTGCACTTTTGTCAGGGAGAAATTGCAATATGATTTAGGTGAAAGGTTAGTAGAAATCGGTGTCGATAAAAGTAAGTTTACTATTCACGTGAATATCACTCCGGTTACGACGACAGATCCGGAGATTATCGAAGTGGAATATTCCTCAGTCTTTGAAGATAAAATGCCTTATATCCGTCATAAAGTACTTGTTGAAGTTAGCGGGAGATCAATGAGTGAGCCCGTTGTTCCTGTCCTTCTCAATTCATTCATAGATAAAGTGTTCACTGACGCGCCATTTAGTGAAGCGGAGTTTGAAGTAAGGGCGGTTGTTCCTCAACGTACATTCTTGGAAAAAGTGTTCCTACTGCATGAAGAGTTTTCCAAATCCTACGATTTGATGCGGACGGAACGTATGTCACGTCATTTATACGATATTGTACAAATAATGAATACTCAGATAGCGGAAGAGGCTTTGACAGATGAAAGACTGTATCGCTCAGTTATTGAACATCGCCGGATATTTATCGGGTTGAAAGATTTTGATTATTCAACATTACTCCCCAAAAGTATTCGAATTGTTCCTCCTGCCCATATTATAGAAGCATGGCGAAAAGATTACGCCACAATGCAGGAAACAATGATTTATGGCGAATCTCTGCCTTTTGAGGATATGATAGAAAAAATACGGATTTTAAATGAAAGAATCTGCGAATTATCTTACTAA